A genome region from Coffea arabica cultivar ET-39 chromosome 7e, Coffea Arabica ET-39 HiFi, whole genome shotgun sequence includes the following:
- the LOC113699202 gene encoding uncharacterized protein isoform X1, whose amino-acid sequence MPPVTRSASKALQTTRGANRCSLYSGTGENDLRLCITNYFKKTKMPKPKAPKERINFTPKMETAIAEQLLNMHRNGEISSQTIGSHVVPQITRMLAETFGVSFPRDTIRSKYYALQNLTRLYISFKKRGTGMGWDSTNFTFMMDDERWSHLLQVNQGYNRFRNRCCLVFHLLEEVFMNQGATGDFSAGFGVSPLNSGDELEMEHAANRGRGKGVVDVDSSDGGDAVPVTRKGKEKVKKGKGKRKSGDMSTESFFQPSSPQFQKYVRVLDSIETRLSGKGSSGISGSVSSPAKSQKAPVDEDEELVAALATLSSLNLDRSVRFQMADLLRNRHERLIWFLCADDEDRLAFVRHRGFLPPP is encoded by the exons ATGCCCCCTGTGACTCGGAGTGCTTCGAAGG CTTTGCAAACGACTAGGGGTGCTAACCGTTGTTCTTTATATTCGGGTACGGGAGAAAACGATTTGCGTCTTTGTATAACAAACTACTTCAAG aaaacaaagatgCCCAAACCAAAAGCTCCTAAGGAACGTATCAATTTCACGCCGAAGATGGAAACTGCCATTGCTGAACAGCTTCTGAACATGCATAGGAATGGGGAAATATCATCACAGACCATCGGGAGCCACGTTGTCCCTCAGATTACTAGGATGCTCGCTGAGACTTTCGGGGTTTCATTCCCCCGCGATACTATTCGGTCGAAGTACTATGCGCTTCAGAACTTAACTAGGCTTTACATTTCGTTCAAGAAGCGTGGCACTGGTATGGGCTGGGACTCAACCAACTTCACCTTCATGATGGATGATGAGCGATGGAGTCATCTACTTCAG GTCAACCAGGGATACAATAGATTTAGGAACCGGTGTTGTCTGGTCTTCCATTTGCTTGAAGAAGTCTTCATGAATCAGGGGGCTACTGGGGATTTTAGCGCCGGCTTTGGAGTATCGCCCCTGAATTCGGGCGATGAATTGGAAATGGAACACGCTGCGAACAGAGGTAGGGGCAAGGGGGTTGTGGATGTCGATTCATCAGATGGAGGAGATGCCGTTCCTGTGACTCGGAAAGGGAAAGAGAAGGTTAAGAAGGGCAAAGGAAAGCGCAAATCGGGGGACATGTCAACTGAGTCATTCTTCCAACCGTCCTCCCCCCAATTCCAGAAATACGTTCGGGTTTTAGACAGCATCGAGACACGATTGAGCGGTAAAGGGAGCTCTGGGATCTCCGGTTCGGTCTCTTCTCCTGCTAAGAGCCAAAAGGCTCCAGTTGATGAAGACGAGGAGCTGGTGGCTGCTTTGGCCACTTTGAGCAGTCTGAATTTGGACCGAAGTGTGCGCTTCCAGATGGCTGATCTGCTAAGGAATCGGCATGAGCGTCTCATTTGGTTCTTATGCGCGGACGACGAGGACCGCCTTGCCTTTGTCAGACATCGAGGCTTCCTCCCCCCCCCTTAG
- the LOC140003671 gene encoding pentatricopeptide repeat-containing protein At5g39350-like, which translates to MIHECGQFQPLSTTLTSLLSSAAPGPKAISVTRWQTLLYNSANAKCIRTTKQLHAYTITSGLLLSPKSTHLLSLLASAYAVGGQIVVARYLFDKSPDRTFFSYKTMIRMCAEDGSSHKALKLFAEMLESGRYKPDNYTFPFVIRACGDSLLPQLGTAVHGLALVSGYGSDTFTANCLLAMYMNVGDREGAKRVFDTMGEPTIVSWNTMTSGYFRNDSAKEALMLFRKMVDSGVEADAATVVSVLPACGFLKDLELGREVHLLVEKKGLGKKVSVRNALVDMYVKCGKMDEARSVFDKIIEKDVVTWTTMIHGYSLNGDVRSALGLCQLMQFEGVKPNAVTLASLLASCANLPNLKLGKCLHGWALRQRIESDVNVETALIDLYAKCKCMRLSFKVFFKTSKTRTVPWNAILSGCIYNMLGEEAIELFREMLLEGVKPNDATFKSLLPAFAVQADMQQAMSLHSYLIRSGFILRTEIATGLVDIYCKCGNLKSGHRVFSGVPLKKRDIVLWSALIAGYGTHGHGEIALSLFYDMVQSGIRPNEVTFTSVLHACSHAGMVDDGLSLFNFIYGSFPLCLRTNHYTCMVDLLGRAGRLEEAHELIKSMPFQPSPTVWGALLGACAIHENVELGEEAAKWLFALEPENTGNYVLMGNIYAALGRWKDAENVRHRMNEVGLLKSPAHSVIEHQQ; encoded by the exons ATGATTCATGAATGTGGCCAATTCCAGCCTCTGTCCACAACCTTGACGTCCTTACTTTCATCCGCTGCTCCCGGCCCCAAAGCAATCAGTGTAACACGATGGCAGACTCTGTTATACAACTCCGCCAATGCCAAATGTATACGAACCACCAAACAACTCCACGCTTATACCATCACCTCTGGCCTCCTTTTATCCCCCAAGTCCACACATCTGCTCTCGCTTCTTGCATCAGCGTATGCGGTCGGTGGCCAAATTGTAGTTGCCCGTTACCTGTTCGATAAATCGCCTGATAGGACATTCTTCTCGTATAAGACCATGATAAGAATGTGTGCTGAAGATGGGTCTTCGCATAAGGCTCTAAAACTCTTCGCTGAGATGCTTGAATCGGGTCGTTACAAACCTGATAATTATACCTTTCCTTTTGTCATTAGGGCCTGTGGTGATTCTTTACTGCCTCAATTGGGTACTGCTGTTCATGGTTTAGCTCTTGTAAGTGGCTATGGTTCGGATACATTTACTGCGAATTGTCTGTTGGCAATGTACATGAATGTTGGAGATAGAGAGGGGGCGAAGCGGGTTTTTGATACTATGGGAGAGCCTACTATTGTCTCGTGGAACACTATGACCAGTGGTTATTTTCGAAATGACAGTGCCAAAGAAGCTTTGATGTTGTTTCGGAAAATGGTGGACAGTGGGGTGGAAGCTGATGCTGCAACAGTTGTTTCTGTTTTGCCTGCTTGTGGGTTTTTGAAGGATTTGGAATTGGGGAGAGAGGTGCATTTGCtggtggaaaagaagggtttAGGGAAGAAGGTGTCGGTGAGGAATGCCCTGGTGGATATGTATGTTAAGTGTGGTAAAATGGACGAGGCACGAAGTGTGTTTGATAAGATTATTGAGAAAGATGTGGTGACTTGGACAACTATGATTCATGGGTACTCCTTGAATGGTGATGTTAGAAGTGCTTTAGGATTGTGTCAACTTATGCAGTTCGAAGGTGTAAAACCTAATGCAGTTACTCTGGCTTCTCTTCTTGCATCTTGTGCCAATTTGCCTAACTTGAAGTTAGGTAAATGTTTGCACGGTTGGGCATTAAGGCAGAGAATTGAATCTGATGTAAACGTTGAAACTGCACTTATTGACCTGTATGCAAAATGCAAATGTATGAGACTTAGCTTCAAGGTGTTCTTTAAGACTTCTAAAACAAGAACTGTACCTTGGAATGCGATTCTTTCAGGGTGCATTTATAATATGCTTGGGGAAGAAGCAATAGAGCTTTTCAGAGAAATGCTTCTGGAAGGAGTGAAACCCAATGACGCAACCTTCAAGAGCCTCCTTCCAGCATTTGCAGTTCAAGCAGATATGCAGCAAGCAATGAGTTTACACAGTTACCTCATAAGATCAGGCTTTATCTTGAGAACTGAAATTGCAACTGGCTTGGTTGACATTTATTGCAAGTGTGGGAATTTGAAATCTGGTCACAGGGTCTTTAGTGGGGTCCCCTTGAAGAAAAGAGACATTGTTCTCTGGAGTGCACTTATAGCAGGTTACGGCACTCATGGGCATGGTGAAAttgctctttctctcttttatgATATGGTGCAGTCTGGGATTAGACCTAATGAAGTCACTTTTACTTCTGTTTTGCATGCATGTAGCCATGCAGGTATGGTGGATGATGGTTTGAGTTTATTTAATTTCATTTATGGAAGTTTCCCTTTGTGTCTTCGTACCAATCACTACACCTGCATGGTTGATCTTCTTGGTCGTGCGGGTCGACTTGAAGAAGCTCATGAATTGATTAAAAGTATGCCTTTCCAACCGAGTCCTACTGTGTGGGGTGCTTTGCTTGGTGCCTGTGCGATACATGAAAATGTTGAACTGGGAGAGGAGGCTGCTAAATGGCTGTTTGCATTGGAACCAGAGAACACGGGAAACTATGTACTGATGGGGAATATTTATGCTGCTCTTGGAAGGTGGAAAGATGCAGAGAATGTGAGACATAGGATGAATGAAGTAGGGTTACTCAAATCGCCAGCTCACAGTGTAATTGAG CATCAACAGTAG
- the LOC113699202 gene encoding uncharacterized protein isoform X2, with translation MPKPKAPKERINFTPKMETAIAEQLLNMHRNGEISSQTIGSHVVPQITRMLAETFGVSFPRDTIRSKYYALQNLTRLYISFKKRGTGMGWDSTNFTFMMDDERWSHLLQVNQGYNRFRNRCCLVFHLLEEVFMNQGATGDFSAGFGVSPLNSGDELEMEHAANRGRGKGVVDVDSSDGGDAVPVTRKGKEKVKKGKGKRKSGDMSTESFFQPSSPQFQKYVRVLDSIETRLSGKGSSGISGSVSSPAKSQKAPVDEDEELVAALATLSSLNLDRSVRFQMADLLRNRHERLIWFLCADDEDRLAFVRHRGFLPPP, from the exons atgCCCAAACCAAAAGCTCCTAAGGAACGTATCAATTTCACGCCGAAGATGGAAACTGCCATTGCTGAACAGCTTCTGAACATGCATAGGAATGGGGAAATATCATCACAGACCATCGGGAGCCACGTTGTCCCTCAGATTACTAGGATGCTCGCTGAGACTTTCGGGGTTTCATTCCCCCGCGATACTATTCGGTCGAAGTACTATGCGCTTCAGAACTTAACTAGGCTTTACATTTCGTTCAAGAAGCGTGGCACTGGTATGGGCTGGGACTCAACCAACTTCACCTTCATGATGGATGATGAGCGATGGAGTCATCTACTTCAG GTCAACCAGGGATACAATAGATTTAGGAACCGGTGTTGTCTGGTCTTCCATTTGCTTGAAGAAGTCTTCATGAATCAGGGGGCTACTGGGGATTTTAGCGCCGGCTTTGGAGTATCGCCCCTGAATTCGGGCGATGAATTGGAAATGGAACACGCTGCGAACAGAGGTAGGGGCAAGGGGGTTGTGGATGTCGATTCATCAGATGGAGGAGATGCCGTTCCTGTGACTCGGAAAGGGAAAGAGAAGGTTAAGAAGGGCAAAGGAAAGCGCAAATCGGGGGACATGTCAACTGAGTCATTCTTCCAACCGTCCTCCCCCCAATTCCAGAAATACGTTCGGGTTTTAGACAGCATCGAGACACGATTGAGCGGTAAAGGGAGCTCTGGGATCTCCGGTTCGGTCTCTTCTCCTGCTAAGAGCCAAAAGGCTCCAGTTGATGAAGACGAGGAGCTGGTGGCTGCTTTGGCCACTTTGAGCAGTCTGAATTTGGACCGAAGTGTGCGCTTCCAGATGGCTGATCTGCTAAGGAATCGGCATGAGCGTCTCATTTGGTTCTTATGCGCGGACGACGAGGACCGCCTTGCCTTTGTCAGACATCGAGGCTTCCTCCCCCCCCCTTAG
- the LOC113698879 gene encoding protein ALP1-like gives MDNDGHIQGGQLDDELDDEELDNILMYVVLLGFMFFFQDTHQQVPRRRRVRDSALSGRDYVLEIINGHEDRIIQNMRLDVPQFLLLCDLLLNRGYWHVYPSQRVGVHESVALTLMCLSHDERHRVLAERFQHSTETIDRHVRRVLRALVRLGRDLVRPRNVDDTHPRILNNGLLMPWFRDCVGALDGTHVSAWCRAEVRERFRNRHGDLSQNILAACDHDMRFVFVRVGWEGSAHDARILQETLLDPGSGFPMPPQGKYYAVDAAYRNMPGFMAPFRGARGTPHERAAKALFNRRHASVRNIIERTFGVLKKRFPILKGPMQNYLIATQNNIVLACCALHNFMRDYVPNDEYFNEEAINGAFADAHIAGEQVQMGQPIDMSQQGIDNWNEGRRAMAAHMYVNANN, from the exons ATGGACAACGATGGGCACATTCAAGGAGGTCAACTGGATGACGAGCTAGATGACGAGGAGCTCGACAACATCCTTATGTACGTCGTATTATTGGGTTTCATGTTCTTTTTCCAGGATACACATCAGCAGGTCCCAAGAAGACGAAGAGTACGAGATAGCGCGCTGTCAGGGAGAGATTATGTGCTTGAGATTATTAACGGACATGAAGACCGAATTATTCAGAATATGCGCTTGgatgttcctcaattccttttgTTGTGCGATTTATTGCTTAATCGGGGTTACTGGCATGTATATCCTTCTCAAAGAGTGGGGGTACATGAATCCGTTGCTTTAACCCTAATGTGCCTGAGCCATGATGAGCGGCACCGGGTGTTAGCCGAGCGGTTCCAGCACTCAACGGAGACGATTGATCGACACGTTCGTCGTGTATTACGAGCTTTGGTTCGGCTAGGTCGTGATCTCGTTAGGCCAAGAAACGTCGATGACACGCATCCTCGGATCTTGAACAATGGTTTGCTCATGCCGTGGTTCCGA GATTGTGTGGGAGCTTTAGATGGGACCCATGTATCCGCTTGGTGCAGAGCAGAGGTAAGAGAGAGGTTCAGAAATCGGCATGGCGACTTATCCCAGAATATACTTGCTGCCTGCGATCATGATATGCGGTTTGTCTTTGTTCGGGTCGGCTGGGAGGGTAGTGCTCATGATGCCAGAATTCTCCAAGAGACCTTGCTTGATCCGGGCTCAGGATTTCCAATGCCACCGCAAG GAAAATATTATGCAGTAGATGCTGCCTACAGAAATATGCCGGGGTTTATGGCTCCGTTTAGGGGTGCACGGGGCACACCTCATGAGCGAGCAGCTAAAGCGCTGTTCAATAGGCGACATGCATCAGTTAGGAATATTATTGAGCGTACATTTGGAGTTCTTAAGAAGCGATTTCCAATACTCAAAGGTCCAATGCAGAACTACCTGATAGCAACGCAAAATAATATTGTGCTTGCATGTTGTGCTCTTCACAATTTTATGCGCGATTATGTGCCGAATGATGAGTACTTCAATGAAGAAGCGATAAATGGTGCCTTTGCAGATGCACACATAGCAGGGGAACAAGTGCAGATGGGTCAACCTATCGATATGTCGCAGCAGGGCATAGATAACTGGAATGAAGGTCGGCGGGCAATGGCGGCGCACATGTATGTGAATGCTAATAACTAG